The Micromonospora sp. WMMD961 genome has a segment encoding these proteins:
- a CDS encoding DUF6596 domain-containing protein — protein sequence MPDDEAAVGSSVEAVFREERGRLLASLVHRFGDLDLAEEVASEAIEAALVHWPTDGVPSRPGAWLLTTARRRAVDRLRRDKALATRLAVLRAEAERADPAPPADADRDLPDDRLALFFTCAHPALAAPDRAALTLRFLAGLSTVEVARAFLVPPATMAQRLVRAKRKIRDARIPFRVPGPDELPGRLPTVLQAVYSVFTEGYAASSGPDLQRVDLAEEAIRLGRILRRLLPAEREVAGLLGLMLLVHARRDARTGPDGAMILLDDQDRGRWDRPMIEEGRGLVVVALTGPAPGPYGVQAAVAALHDEAADVASTDWPQVVALYDVLLNLVPSPIVALNRAAAVAMRDGPEAGLALLDELADDPRLRGHHPYPAARADLLRRLGRYDEAAEAYRSALALVGTEPERAYLLGRLRAVTTE from the coding sequence GTGCCGGACGACGAGGCGGCAGTCGGGTCGTCGGTGGAGGCGGTGTTCCGGGAGGAACGCGGTCGCCTGCTCGCCTCGCTCGTGCACCGGTTCGGGGATCTCGACCTGGCCGAGGAGGTCGCCTCCGAGGCCATCGAGGCGGCGCTGGTGCACTGGCCGACCGACGGTGTCCCGAGCCGACCTGGCGCCTGGCTGCTCACCACCGCCCGGCGTCGAGCGGTGGACCGGCTGCGACGGGACAAGGCGCTGGCGACGCGACTCGCCGTACTCCGGGCCGAGGCCGAGCGGGCCGACCCCGCCCCGCCCGCCGACGCGGACCGCGACCTGCCCGACGACCGGTTGGCGCTCTTCTTCACCTGCGCGCACCCGGCCCTGGCCGCGCCGGATCGTGCAGCACTCACCCTGCGCTTCCTCGCCGGTCTCAGCACGGTAGAGGTGGCGCGGGCCTTCCTGGTGCCACCGGCGACCATGGCCCAGCGGCTGGTCCGGGCCAAGCGGAAGATCCGCGACGCCCGCATCCCGTTCCGGGTGCCCGGCCCCGACGAGCTGCCCGGTCGGCTGCCCACGGTGCTCCAGGCCGTCTACTCCGTCTTCACCGAGGGGTACGCAGCCAGCTCCGGCCCGGATCTCCAACGGGTCGACCTGGCCGAGGAGGCCATCCGGCTGGGCCGGATCCTGCGTCGGCTGCTACCCGCCGAGCGGGAGGTCGCCGGGCTGCTCGGCCTGATGCTGCTGGTCCATGCGCGACGTGACGCGCGTACCGGTCCGGACGGCGCGATGATCCTTCTGGACGACCAGGATCGCGGACGCTGGGACCGCCCGATGATCGAGGAGGGGCGCGGGCTGGTCGTGGTCGCGTTGACCGGCCCCGCCCCGGGCCCGTACGGGGTGCAGGCTGCCGTCGCCGCCCTGCACGACGAGGCCGCGGACGTGGCCAGCACCGACTGGCCGCAGGTGGTGGCGCTCTACGACGTGCTGCTCAACCTGGTGCCGTCGCCGATCGTCGCGCTGAACAGGGCTGCCGCGGTGGCCATGCGGGACGGGCCGGAGGCAGGTCTTGCCCTGCTCGACGAGTTGGCCGACGATCCGCGGCTGCGTGGCCACCATCCCTACCCGGCGGCGCGGGCCGACCTGCTGCGCCGGCTCGGCCGGTACGACGAGGCGGCCGAGGCGTACCGCAGCGCGTTGGCGCTGGTCGGCACCGAGCCGGAGCGGGCGTACCTGCTCGGCCGGCTCAGAGCCGTCACGACCGAGTGA
- a CDS encoding HupE/UreJ family protein, with translation MLGRVRRTVIVTAVGIAAAVIPLLGAQAASAHGFSSTVYTKITSGDEGHIRTTLELEYDLLVVSAADFGGDDPLFQAGTAAFEAGDSGAQAAALKSHASTVLGYVSDRFSVSAGGAACRPTQVGDATTGQREGVPYADLLLDWTCAQRGDEHEVRSDLFPDGEGYVKGTKTIVTYEIDGRTGSAALDAAHPSFSTGQAWYDRFGEFFLLGAEHLLSGIDHILFLLALIAGSRRLREIVLAATSFTLAHSVTFMLAALGLVEVPATVVEPVIALSIAVVAGWHLWGIWRRGTHAADLETPGHGHFSLDRAGWIRLGVVFCFGLVHGLGFAGALGIDEAWSWTLLWSLLVFNVGIEVVQLTIIAIVFPLLLVLRRRAPKAGLWATGAVSGVVSIMGLVWFVQRISGS, from the coding sequence ATGTTGGGCCGCGTCCGCCGTACCGTTATCGTCACCGCTGTCGGGATTGCCGCAGCGGTGATCCCGCTTCTGGGCGCTCAAGCGGCGTCCGCGCACGGATTCTCGTCGACTGTGTACACGAAAATCACGTCGGGAGACGAGGGTCACATTCGCACGACGCTCGAACTCGAATACGACCTTCTCGTCGTGTCCGCCGCCGATTTCGGCGGCGACGATCCGCTCTTCCAGGCGGGAACCGCGGCATTCGAGGCGGGTGACTCCGGCGCCCAGGCCGCAGCCCTGAAGAGCCATGCGTCGACGGTGCTCGGGTACGTGTCCGATCGTTTCTCGGTCTCGGCCGGGGGTGCTGCCTGCCGGCCGACCCAGGTGGGCGACGCGACGACCGGCCAGCGCGAGGGTGTGCCGTACGCGGATCTGCTGCTGGACTGGACCTGCGCCCAGCGGGGCGATGAGCACGAGGTACGCAGCGACCTCTTCCCGGACGGCGAGGGCTACGTCAAGGGCACCAAGACGATCGTCACCTATGAGATCGACGGCCGTACGGGCAGCGCGGCACTCGACGCGGCCCATCCCTCCTTTTCGACCGGGCAGGCGTGGTACGACCGGTTCGGGGAGTTCTTCCTGCTGGGCGCCGAGCATCTGCTGTCCGGGATCGACCACATCCTGTTCCTGCTGGCGCTCATCGCCGGGTCGCGGAGGCTTCGCGAGATCGTGCTCGCGGCCACCAGCTTCACCCTGGCGCACTCGGTGACGTTCATGCTCGCCGCCCTCGGCCTGGTGGAGGTGCCGGCGACGGTCGTGGAGCCGGTGATCGCGTTGTCGATCGCCGTCGTCGCGGGCTGGCACCTGTGGGGGATCTGGCGGCGGGGCACCCACGCGGCCGATCTGGAGACGCCCGGGCACGGGCACTTCAGTCTGGACCGGGCCGGCTGGATCCGCCTCGGCGTGGTGTTCTGCTTCGGGCTCGTGCACGGTCTGGGCTTCGCTGGCGCGCTGGGCATCGACGAGGCGTGGTCGTGGACCCTGCTGTGGTCGTTGCTGGTGTTCAACGTCGGTATCGAAGTCGTGCAGTTGACCATTATCGCGATCGTCTTCCCGCTGTTGCTCGTGTTGCGTCGCCGTGCGCCGAAAGCCGGTCTGTGGGCGACCGGTGCTGTTTCGGGGGTGGTGTCCATCATGGGGCTCGTCTGGTTTGTGCAGCGCATTTCCGGGTCCTGA
- a CDS encoding metallophosphoesterase family protein has translation MTLSTSTRASGLVRRRLVAGVVAGFLGMGAALGSGLTATASAAESTMITGVVLGVGADETQRIVTWYSSADTAQKIQLAPTAEIVNGEFPAGAVGFDAVGAANTSTTGFNRHATISNLRENTAYSYRVGAEGSWSPTYSFKTRDFEGDFDFLFFGDPQIGASGDVAKDQAGWAETLKVSTAANPNAELLVSGGDHVESANNEAQWDAYLAPDQLRQYPTAATIGNHDVGGKSWEQHHFTPNTDRSAQYYNGDQSTRSGGDYWYIYKDVLFIDINSNSYVNPADGSLGGDAAHVAYVSDVVKKHGSEAKWKVLVYHHAIYSAASHSTDTDNKNRRKDFTTAFSDLGIDMVLQGHDHVYTRSYSIKNGQKENPAEQPGAADVFPGPGGVIYVTANSASGSKYYDIKKPDGSGTGVEGLGPDPLNPSNYWFNSAQNQEHVRSYVKVQVKADKLVLQNIRSGTCAAPNAAVEKGVSCVNTPEGQPVGSIVDNTTIHPYNGDGQAIQVNVPNPAPGEFGWTIDGYNGLVDLGTAQERDGTYFQANGKINPILVSDSRRSLAPWSISANVGDFQDADKTFSGSYLGWNPYVLDGGAGAEAGAPVLSSFDDQGKGLSVSSGLAAAVQGHPRGGAKLGADLDLKIPDSIAKGSYRTTLTITALSS, from the coding sequence ATGACATTGAGCACCTCGACACGGGCCTCCGGGCTCGTGCGGCGGCGCCTGGTCGCCGGGGTCGTCGCCGGCTTCCTGGGAATGGGAGCGGCCCTCGGCAGTGGCCTGACGGCCACCGCCAGCGCGGCCGAGTCCACCATGATCACCGGTGTGGTCCTCGGCGTCGGCGCCGACGAGACCCAGCGCATCGTGACCTGGTACTCCTCTGCCGACACCGCGCAGAAGATCCAGCTCGCCCCGACCGCCGAGATCGTCAACGGCGAGTTCCCGGCCGGTGCCGTGGGCTTCGACGCCGTCGGCGCGGCAAACACCTCCACCACCGGGTTCAACCGGCACGCCACGATCAGCAACCTGCGCGAGAACACGGCGTACTCGTACCGAGTCGGTGCCGAGGGCAGCTGGTCCCCGACCTACAGCTTCAAGACGCGGGACTTCGAGGGTGACTTCGACTTCCTGTTCTTCGGCGACCCGCAGATCGGCGCCTCCGGTGATGTCGCGAAGGACCAGGCCGGGTGGGCGGAGACCTTGAAGGTCTCCACCGCGGCGAACCCGAACGCCGAACTGCTCGTCTCCGGCGGCGACCACGTCGAGTCCGCGAACAACGAGGCTCAGTGGGACGCGTACCTCGCCCCGGACCAGCTGCGGCAGTACCCGACGGCCGCCACCATCGGCAACCACGATGTCGGCGGTAAGTCCTGGGAGCAGCACCACTTCACCCCGAACACGGACCGCTCGGCCCAGTACTACAACGGGGACCAGTCGACCCGCTCCGGCGGCGACTACTGGTACATCTACAAGGACGTGCTGTTCATCGACATCAACAGCAACAGCTACGTCAACCCGGCCGACGGGTCGCTCGGCGGCGACGCGGCGCACGTCGCGTACGTCTCCGACGTGGTCAAGAAGCACGGATCCGAGGCGAAGTGGAAGGTGCTGGTCTATCACCACGCCATCTACTCGGCGGCGAGCCACTCCACCGACACGGACAACAAGAACCGCCGGAAGGACTTCACGACCGCGTTCTCCGACCTCGGCATCGACATGGTGCTGCAGGGGCACGACCACGTCTACACCCGCAGCTACTCGATCAAGAACGGTCAGAAGGAGAACCCGGCCGAGCAGCCGGGTGCTGCCGACGTGTTCCCCGGTCCGGGCGGCGTCATCTACGTGACCGCGAACTCGGCCTCCGGCTCGAAGTACTACGACATCAAGAAGCCGGACGGCTCCGGCACCGGTGTCGAGGGCCTGGGCCCGGACCCGTTGAACCCGAGCAACTACTGGTTCAACTCGGCGCAGAACCAGGAGCACGTGCGCAGCTACGTCAAGGTGCAGGTCAAGGCTGACAAGCTGGTCCTGCAGAACATCCGTAGCGGCACCTGCGCGGCACCGAACGCGGCGGTCGAGAAGGGCGTCTCCTGCGTCAACACCCCGGAGGGCCAGCCGGTCGGCTCGATCGTCGACAACACCACGATCCACCCGTACAACGGCGACGGCCAGGCCATCCAGGTGAACGTGCCGAACCCGGCTCCGGGTGAGTTCGGCTGGACGATCGACGGCTACAACGGGCTGGTCGACCTGGGCACCGCTCAGGAGCGCGACGGCACCTACTTCCAGGCGAACGGCAAGATCAACCCGATCCTCGTGTCGGACAGCCGCCGCTCGCTCGCCCCGTGGTCGATCTCGGCCAACGTCGGCGACTTCCAGGACGCCGACAAGACGTTCTCCGGCTCCTACCTGGGCTGGAACCCGTACGTGCTCGACGGCGGCGCGGGTGCCGAGGCCGGCGCTCCGGTCCTGTCGTCCTTCGACGACCAGGGCAAGGGCCTCTCGGTCTCCAGCGGCCTCGCGGCGGCCGTGCAGGGCCACCCCCGGGGCGGTGCCAAGCTCGGCGCCGACCTGGACCTGAAGATCCCGGACAGCATCGCGAAGGGTAGCTACCGCACCACCCTCACGATCACTGCGCTGAGCAGCTGA
- a CDS encoding YoaK family protein, with protein MQAPSARATAWLLVALAAASGCVDVICLIRLGGYFASVITGNLVHFGHALATADTRALAGAVVAVGGYAAGVAAATLPLRHTPPGWNRRTAVVTAAEAVLLLGFTVGWMACSARPGYGFGLVLLGTAAVASGIQSVISVGAGVRGASTTYLTGSLTELVRRRVVDPHRFADLGGVGRLAGLVAGAVLGTVVLRTAPAWASVPAAVLVLAVIAVAVGLTRRRAVAAADHGRRRR; from the coding sequence GTGCAGGCTCCGTCGGCACGGGCGACGGCCTGGCTGCTGGTGGCGTTGGCCGCGGCCTCCGGCTGCGTCGACGTGATCTGCCTGATCAGGCTCGGCGGGTACTTCGCCAGCGTGATCACCGGCAACCTGGTGCACTTCGGCCACGCGCTCGCCACGGCGGACACCCGTGCGCTCGCCGGTGCCGTGGTGGCGGTGGGTGGTTACGCAGCGGGTGTCGCCGCCGCCACGCTGCCGTTGCGCCACACACCGCCCGGTTGGAATCGCCGTACCGCCGTGGTGACGGCGGCCGAGGCGGTGCTGCTGCTCGGCTTCACCGTCGGCTGGATGGCCTGCTCGGCGCGTCCCGGGTACGGCTTCGGGCTCGTACTGCTGGGGACGGCGGCCGTGGCGAGCGGCATCCAGAGCGTGATCAGCGTCGGCGCCGGCGTACGCGGGGCGTCGACCACCTACCTGACCGGCTCGCTCACCGAGCTGGTCCGGCGTCGCGTCGTCGATCCGCACCGCTTCGCCGATCTGGGTGGTGTGGGGCGGCTGGCGGGGTTGGTGGCCGGCGCCGTACTCGGCACCGTGGTGCTTCGCACGGCTCCCGCTTGGGCGTCGGTGCCGGCGGCGGTGCTGGTGCTCGCCGTGATCGCCGTCGCCGTCGGCCTGACCCGCCGTCGGGCGGTCGCCGCCGCCGACCACGGCCGGCGGCGGCGGTGA
- a CDS encoding HAD family phosphatase produces the protein MSLPLPPGEFAAYLFDCDGTIVDSMPLHYVAWQRALDEWGCEFPEELFYAWGGRPTADIIVTLNEQQGLAMPVATVVENRERIYQELLPQLAAVPDVLAHIHDAHRRVPFAVVSGSTRASVTASLDALGLLDRFDVLVCADDYTRAKPDPEAFLLAAEHLGVPPESCLVFEDTDLGIQAATAAGMASVRVPLQRTR, from the coding sequence GTGAGTCTGCCTCTGCCTCCCGGTGAGTTCGCCGCGTACCTGTTCGACTGCGACGGCACGATTGTCGACTCGATGCCGCTGCACTACGTGGCCTGGCAGCGGGCCCTGGACGAGTGGGGCTGCGAGTTCCCGGAGGAACTGTTCTACGCCTGGGGTGGGCGGCCGACCGCCGACATCATCGTGACCCTGAACGAGCAGCAGGGTCTGGCGATGCCGGTGGCGACCGTCGTCGAGAACCGTGAGCGCATCTACCAGGAGCTGTTGCCGCAGCTCGCCGCCGTGCCCGACGTGCTGGCGCACATCCACGACGCACACCGGCGGGTCCCGTTCGCGGTCGTCTCCGGCAGCACCCGCGCCTCGGTCACCGCCTCCCTCGACGCGCTCGGCCTGCTGGACCGGTTCGACGTGCTGGTCTGCGCCGACGACTACACGCGGGCCAAGCCCGACCCGGAGGCGTTCCTGCTCGCGGCGGAGCACCTCGGCGTACCCCCGGAGTCCTGCCTGGTCTTCGAGGACACCGACCTGGGCATCCAGGCCGCGACGGCAGCCGGCATGGCATCGGTACGCGTGCCGCTGCAGCGCACCCGCTGA
- a CDS encoding SDR family NAD(P)-dependent oxidoreductase, translating into MLVVTGGTQGMGLAFAQRAATEGAHVVIGARDKDRGEEAAARIRSAGGSVLFVPTDVTVEEEMARLVDSAVSEFGRLDGAFNNAGGGPMASVRETSSDNWHRSLALNLTSVFYGLKYELPAIIASGGGAIVNNASVSGVQGDATQAAYNASKHGVVGLTRSAALDVARSGVRVNALITGLIDTPLWQGVVSQAPETAERYLSEQPTGRAGTSDEVAALTTFLLSDEATFISGASIAIDGALTA; encoded by the coding sequence GTGCTGGTCGTGACCGGCGGTACGCAGGGCATGGGCCTGGCGTTCGCGCAGCGGGCGGCCACCGAGGGGGCACACGTCGTGATTGGCGCCCGCGACAAGGACCGGGGCGAGGAGGCGGCCGCCCGGATCAGGAGCGCAGGTGGCAGCGTCCTGTTCGTGCCAACCGATGTGACGGTCGAGGAAGAGATGGCGCGGCTCGTCGACAGCGCGGTGTCGGAGTTCGGGCGATTGGACGGCGCGTTCAACAACGCCGGTGGCGGCCCGATGGCCAGCGTCCGCGAGACCAGCAGCGACAACTGGCACCGGTCGCTCGCCCTCAACCTGACGAGCGTGTTCTACGGCCTCAAGTACGAACTTCCGGCGATCATCGCCTCCGGCGGTGGCGCGATCGTCAACAACGCCTCCGTCTCCGGCGTGCAGGGTGACGCGACGCAGGCCGCCTACAACGCGTCGAAGCACGGCGTCGTCGGTCTGACCCGCTCGGCGGCGCTGGATGTGGCGCGCTCCGGTGTGCGGGTCAACGCCCTGATCACCGGCCTGATCGACACTCCGCTCTGGCAGGGCGTGGTCAGCCAGGCGCCGGAGACCGCGGAGCGCTACCTGTCGGAACAGCCGACCGGGCGCGCCGGCACCTCCGACGAAGTCGCCGCGTTGACCACGTTCCTGCTCAGCGATGAGGCCACCTTCATCAGCGGCGCGTCCATCGCGATCGACGGTGCCCTCACCGCCTGA
- a CDS encoding cellulose binding domain-containing protein, with protein MIIRSELRSAVVVLATAALTVAGSVTVVARTTVQAAASVMAAAAVEDEGADCAVPALPDLGSLPTNAKLPDPFKKLNGQTITARSDWRCRRAEIKELAEKFVFGEKPAKPATVTGTVSNTGIAVNVSHNGRSSSFSARVELPSGTGPFPAVVVVGGFGADTATIKATGAAVISYDPLAVGREGTPRNNKQGAFYSIYGSSSSTGLLAAWGWGVSRIIDVIEQSGTGILKADAMGVTGCSRYGKGAFAIGAFDQRIALTMPIESGSAGVPIFRGIPGEGAQSLSSAYGEQPWLGDAFGSFTGSPNRLPVDTHEMVAMVAPRGLFIMDNPHIANLGPRSASVAALGGAEVYRALGAGDNITYWSDVQDGSHCANRPEWRTPLQNNIRKFLLRTGNEPGVIRISSRALGRLADWRDWQTPVLADGPTTPPPTTPPPTTPPPTTPPPTTTPPPTTPPPTAGGCAATMSVNQWTGGFVATVRVTAAATPVNGWTVTMTLPSGASITNVWSANRSGNTGTVSFTNVGYNGAIAPGQSTEFGYQGTGTGTGMTPTCSAA; from the coding sequence GTGATCATTCGTTCGGAGCTTCGTTCGGCGGTCGTCGTGCTGGCGACAGCAGCCCTCACGGTCGCGGGATCGGTAACAGTGGTCGCACGGACGACCGTGCAGGCCGCCGCCAGCGTCATGGCCGCCGCAGCGGTGGAGGACGAGGGCGCGGACTGCGCGGTGCCCGCTCTGCCGGACCTCGGTTCGCTGCCCACCAACGCCAAGCTTCCCGACCCGTTCAAGAAGCTCAACGGCCAGACCATCACCGCACGCTCCGACTGGCGCTGCCGCCGGGCGGAGATAAAGGAGTTGGCGGAGAAGTTCGTCTTCGGCGAGAAGCCAGCCAAGCCGGCGACCGTCACGGGGACGGTCTCGAACACCGGTATCGCCGTGAACGTTTCGCACAACGGCAGGAGCTCCAGCTTCTCGGCACGGGTCGAACTGCCGAGCGGCACCGGCCCGTTCCCCGCCGTCGTGGTAGTCGGTGGATTCGGTGCGGACACGGCCACCATCAAGGCCACCGGCGCAGCCGTCATCAGCTACGACCCGCTGGCCGTCGGCCGTGAGGGCACGCCCCGGAACAACAAGCAGGGCGCGTTCTACAGCATCTATGGCTCGTCGAGCAGCACTGGTCTGCTCGCGGCCTGGGGTTGGGGCGTGAGCCGGATCATCGACGTCATCGAGCAGTCCGGCACCGGCATCCTCAAGGCCGACGCGATGGGTGTCACGGGCTGTTCCCGCTACGGCAAGGGGGCCTTCGCGATCGGCGCGTTCGACCAACGCATCGCGCTGACCATGCCGATCGAATCGGGCAGCGCGGGTGTTCCCATCTTCCGGGGCATCCCCGGTGAGGGTGCGCAGAGTCTGAGCAGCGCGTACGGGGAGCAGCCGTGGCTTGGTGACGCGTTCGGCTCCTTCACCGGCAGCCCGAACCGGTTACCGGTGGACACGCACGAGATGGTCGCGATGGTGGCGCCGCGCGGCCTGTTCATCATGGACAACCCGCACATTGCCAACCTCGGTCCCCGGTCGGCGAGTGTCGCTGCCCTGGGTGGCGCGGAGGTCTACCGGGCGCTCGGAGCGGGCGACAACATCACCTACTGGTCCGACGTCCAGGACGGCAGCCACTGTGCCAACCGCCCCGAGTGGCGTACCCCGCTGCAGAACAACATCCGGAAGTTCCTGCTGAGGACGGGGAACGAGCCGGGCGTGATCCGGATTTCCAGCAGGGCGCTCGGTCGGTTGGCCGACTGGCGGGACTGGCAGACGCCAGTCCTGGCTGACGGCCCGACGACGCCGCCTCCGACGACCCCGCCTCCGACGACGCCGCCTCCGACGACGCCGCCTCCGACGACGACGCCGCCTCCGACGACGCCGCCTCCGACCGCTGGTGGCTGTGCGGCGACGATGTCGGTCAACCAGTGGACGGGCGGTTTCGTCGCCACGGTGCGGGTGACCGCCGCCGCCACACCCGTCAACGGCTGGACGGTCACCATGACCCTGCCCTCGGGTGCCAGCATCACCAACGTCTGGAGCGCGAACCGGAGCGGCAACACCGGCACGGTCTCGTTCACGAACGTCGGCTACAACGGCGCTATCGCGCCGGGGCAGTCGACCGAGTTCGGTTACCAGGGCACCGGCACCGGTACGGGTATGACGCCCACCTGCTCGGCGGCGTAA
- a CDS encoding DUF916 domain-containing protein: MYPSAPRWKTLLRTTALSLLAAAAAVGVGAVPALAAEGNVAWTVRTASNGYGEARSSYSYNVNPGGAVEDAMVVANRGPAPLTLSVYAADGFTTDAGQLDLLTRDKKSVAIGAWAKATADSVVIQPGKTAQVPFKISVPENATPGDYVGGILTALTQADQAEGINVDRRLGIRIKLRVGGELKPNLAIEDLHVAYAGPSNPFAKGDATITYTVHNVGNAALSGQQKVTVSGPFGLLRVRAGDIAAPPELLPGESWKVTVPVHGVAPTISLAATTTLTPLLTDASGSTTSLKPVQVTAHGWALPWIAVLVFVVLIALLVGAHLYRRRNRAQRKAREDARVRDAVEQALRGPKPQTS; this comes from the coding sequence ATGTACCCGTCCGCACCCCGCTGGAAGACACTCCTCCGTACGACCGCACTGTCCCTGCTCGCGGCCGCCGCGGCCGTCGGTGTCGGTGCCGTCCCCGCCTTGGCGGCGGAGGGCAACGTCGCCTGGACGGTCCGGACGGCCTCCAACGGCTATGGCGAGGCTCGGTCCAGCTACAGCTACAACGTCAATCCCGGTGGTGCCGTTGAGGACGCCATGGTCGTGGCCAACCGCGGCCCGGCGCCGCTGACCCTGTCCGTTTACGCGGCCGACGGCTTCACCACCGACGCGGGCCAGCTCGACCTGCTCACCAGGGACAAGAAGTCCGTCGCGATCGGTGCCTGGGCGAAGGCGACCGCCGACAGCGTCGTGATCCAGCCCGGGAAGACCGCGCAGGTTCCCTTCAAGATCAGCGTCCCGGAGAACGCCACCCCCGGTGACTACGTCGGCGGCATCCTCACCGCGCTGACCCAGGCCGACCAGGCCGAGGGCATCAACGTCGACCGACGCCTCGGCATCCGGATCAAGTTGCGCGTCGGGGGCGAGCTGAAGCCGAACCTCGCGATCGAGGACCTCCACGTCGCGTACGCCGGCCCGTCGAACCCGTTCGCCAAGGGCGACGCCACCATCACCTACACGGTCCACAACGTGGGCAACGCCGCCCTGTCCGGGCAGCAGAAGGTGACGGTCTCGGGCCCGTTTGGCCTGCTGCGGGTACGCGCCGGCGACATCGCCGCGCCGCCGGAGCTGCTGCCCGGCGAGAGCTGGAAGGTGACGGTGCCGGTGCACGGGGTGGCTCCCACCATCTCGTTGGCCGCGACCACGACCCTCACCCCGCTGCTCACCGACGCGTCGGGCTCCACCACCTCGCTCAAGCCGGTACAGGTCACCGCGCACGGCTGGGCGCTGCCGTGGATTGCGGTGCTGGTGTTCGTCGTCCTGATCGCACTGCTCGTCGGCGCGCACCTCTACCGGCGCCGCAACCGGGCGCAGCGCAAGGCACGCGAGGACGCCCGCGTCCGCGACGCCGTCGAGCAGGCGCTGCGCGGCCCCAAGCCGCAGACGTCCTGA
- a CDS encoding NADP-dependent oxidoreductase, with protein MVDGDVPERMQAAALDEFGGPEVITLRKLPIPEIADDEVLIKVLSAGVGVWDAYERQGLLVPEGSSLPIVPGSDGAGTVIAAGRKVSNVVVGELVYVSAATRPKGGCYAEYAAVKAEYAAKVPDGVPAEHAGAMPTDALTALAGLDTLSLSAGSWLLIFGASGGQGHLAVQLAKRQGLNVIAVASGSDGVALVTRLGADISLDGHGDLDDVLARIRDAAPAGVDAILAMAGGAAVDRLTEALVDGGVVAYAHGVRPEPTERPGVVVRAYDGESNPRQLQRLNELIEAGPFVVHVAETFPLGKVREAHQRLETSYAGKLLLTVA; from the coding sequence ATGGTTGACGGGGATGTGCCAGAGCGGATGCAGGCCGCGGCCTTGGACGAGTTCGGTGGGCCGGAGGTGATCACGCTGCGGAAGCTGCCGATCCCCGAGATCGCCGACGACGAGGTACTGATCAAGGTCTTGAGCGCCGGCGTGGGGGTGTGGGACGCGTACGAGCGGCAGGGCCTCCTCGTGCCGGAGGGCTCCTCCCTCCCGATCGTGCCCGGCTCCGACGGCGCCGGAACCGTGATCGCGGCCGGCAGGAAGGTGTCCAACGTCGTGGTCGGAGAGCTGGTCTACGTCTCCGCCGCGACCCGGCCGAAGGGCGGTTGCTACGCCGAGTACGCGGCCGTCAAGGCGGAGTACGCGGCGAAGGTGCCCGACGGAGTGCCGGCCGAGCACGCCGGCGCCATGCCCACCGACGCGCTGACCGCGTTGGCCGGGCTCGACACGCTCAGCCTGTCGGCCGGCTCGTGGTTGCTGATCTTCGGGGCGAGCGGCGGTCAGGGTCACCTGGCGGTGCAGTTGGCCAAGCGCCAGGGGTTGAACGTCATCGCCGTGGCCTCCGGGTCGGACGGCGTCGCACTGGTGACCCGGCTCGGTGCCGACATCTCCCTCGACGGCCACGGCGACCTGGACGACGTGCTCGCTCGGATCCGGGACGCGGCACCGGCGGGAGTGGACGCCATCCTCGCGATGGCCGGCGGTGCGGCGGTGGACCGTCTCACCGAGGCGCTTGTCGACGGCGGCGTGGTCGCGTACGCCCACGGGGTGCGGCCGGAGCCGACCGAACGTCCCGGTGTCGTGGTCCGGGCGTACGACGGCGAGTCGAACCCCCGGCAGTTGCAGCGCCTCAACGAACTCATCGAGGCGGGACCGTTCGTGGTGCACGTCGCGGAGACGTTCCCGCTGGGCAAGGTGCGGGAGGCACACCAGCGCCTAGAGACCTCCTACGCGGGGAAGCTCCTGCTGACGGTGGCCTGA